From one Nonomuraea polychroma genomic stretch:
- a CDS encoding SRPBCC family protein, translated as MSQTADYAFTRVFDAPLGLVWAAWTEPERFSQWFGPRMMATPVGRLTLDAWPGGVWRATLMGDEGFEVTVDGTYREVRKPVRLVFTTGDPDEPGDGPASVVTIDFADVDGKTEMRFHQHGVNVELTGWMEFFDRLAEHLTAASERPPA; from the coding sequence ATGAGCCAGACCGCCGACTATGCCTTCACCCGCGTGTTCGACGCGCCGCTCGGCCTGGTGTGGGCCGCGTGGACCGAGCCGGAGCGCTTCTCCCAATGGTTCGGGCCCCGGATGATGGCCACGCCGGTCGGCCGGCTGACCCTGGACGCGTGGCCCGGCGGGGTCTGGCGGGCCACGTTGATGGGCGACGAGGGGTTCGAGGTGACGGTGGACGGCACCTACCGCGAGGTGCGCAAGCCCGTGCGGCTGGTGTTCACGACCGGCGATCCGGACGAGCCGGGCGACGGGCCCGCGTCGGTGGTGACGATCGACTTCGCGGACGTGGACGGCAAGACCGAGATGCGCTTCCACCAGCACGGCGTGAACGTCGAGCTGACCGGCTGGATGGAGTTCTTCGACCGCCTGGCCGAGCACCTCACAGCAGCTTCGGAGCGTCCTCCAGCTTGA
- a CDS encoding amidohydrolase family protein: MRIIRADRVLTGRPGEVIQGGEVAVDGTEIVSVGPRGSAGDAGEVLDLPGHTVLPGLIDAHVHLGFDAKVDPVARRSAESDHHLLLRMAENARKLVSAGVTTARDLGGRGFLDLALRDAIEEGLAVGPHLLAATRPITITGGHCWYMGGEADDEPAIRRVARENLRAGADCLKVMVSGGQMTPGAPPSWVRQYSTEQIRAVVEEAATRGKGVAAHAHAHAAIRSSVEAGVATIEHCTFLTAAGHRYDAELADVVAASGTYVCPTVHGVFWRLRDTFGSEMFDAWLDGVVAMRAAGVRLIAGTDSGFAAADVPNPTDAYVAGLEVFAHAGFGNAEIVEMATVRAADACGVGAVTGTLEAGKRADLIAVRGDPLDRIADLRNLALVLVSGRAVTQTGVDTVTSSVG, from the coding sequence ATGCGGATCATTCGCGCCGACAGGGTGCTGACGGGGCGTCCCGGGGAGGTGATCCAGGGCGGCGAGGTCGCCGTGGACGGCACCGAGATCGTCTCCGTGGGGCCGCGCGGCAGTGCCGGCGACGCCGGCGAGGTGCTCGACCTGCCCGGCCACACCGTCCTGCCAGGCCTGATCGACGCGCACGTGCACCTCGGGTTCGACGCCAAGGTCGACCCGGTGGCGCGGCGCAGCGCCGAGAGCGACCACCACCTGCTGCTCCGCATGGCCGAGAACGCGCGCAAGCTCGTCTCCGCGGGTGTCACCACGGCCCGCGACCTCGGCGGCCGCGGCTTCCTCGACCTGGCGTTGCGTGACGCGATCGAGGAGGGCCTGGCCGTCGGCCCGCACCTCCTGGCCGCGACCAGGCCGATCACGATCACCGGCGGCCACTGCTGGTACATGGGCGGCGAGGCCGACGACGAACCCGCCATCCGCCGCGTCGCCAGGGAGAACCTCCGCGCCGGCGCCGACTGCCTGAAGGTGATGGTCTCGGGCGGCCAGATGACGCCTGGCGCGCCGCCGAGCTGGGTGCGCCAATACAGCACCGAGCAGATCCGCGCCGTCGTGGAGGAGGCCGCCACACGCGGCAAGGGCGTCGCCGCCCACGCCCACGCGCACGCCGCGATCCGCAGCTCGGTCGAGGCGGGCGTCGCCACCATCGAGCACTGCACGTTCCTGACCGCCGCCGGCCACCGCTACGACGCCGAGCTGGCCGACGTTGTCGCGGCCAGCGGCACGTACGTCTGCCCCACCGTGCACGGCGTGTTCTGGCGATTACGCGACACCTTCGGCTCCGAGATGTTCGACGCCTGGCTGGACGGGGTCGTCGCCATGCGGGCGGCCGGGGTGCGCCTCATCGCGGGCACCGACTCCGGGTTCGCCGCGGCGGACGTGCCCAACCCCACCGACGCGTACGTCGCCGGCCTGGAGGTGTTCGCGCACGCCGGGTTCGGCAACGCGGAGATCGTCGAGATGGCCACCGTCCGGGCCGCCGACGCCTGCGGGGTCGGCGCGGTGACCGGCACCCTGGAGGCAGGCAAACGAGCCGACCTCATCGCGGTGCGCGGCGACCCGCTCGACCGCATCGCCGACCTGCGTAACCTCGCACTCGTCCTGGTTTCCGGACGCGCCGTCACCCAGACCGGGGTGGACACGGTGACCTCGTCCGTCGGCTGA
- a CDS encoding alpha/beta hydrolase, whose product MLPWSADLAGRLDHHVIDSALLRDNPLGDPHERPLLVYVPPGYDDAPERRYPTVYVLLGYTGHVTMWLNRAPFRQPYPELADAVFANGEAPPVIVVYVDAWTALGGSQYLDSPATGRYHSYLRDEVVPWVDTHYRTIADRDHRAVTGKSSGGYGAMVTAMLAPDVFGALATHAGDALFEVSAQRSFPELARRLRDMYDGSYVKFLADFRSRLAGTKEGDLELLEMYAYAAAYSADEDGAVHLPFDDIGALVPEVWRRWLDHDPVVMAREPKYAAALRSMRAIWVDAGNKDEYFLDFGAVAFRRALEAAGVPDERVYFELFDAGHGAIEYRYPLALAWLARRLSE is encoded by the coding sequence ATGCTGCCCTGGTCCGCCGATCTGGCCGGCCGTCTCGACCACCACGTGATCGACAGCGCCCTGCTGCGTGACAACCCTCTGGGCGACCCGCACGAGCGGCCGCTGCTCGTTTACGTGCCGCCCGGCTACGATGACGCGCCCGAGCGCCGCTACCCGACCGTCTACGTGCTGCTCGGCTACACCGGCCACGTCACGATGTGGCTGAACCGGGCGCCCTTCCGCCAGCCGTACCCGGAGCTGGCCGACGCCGTGTTCGCGAACGGCGAGGCGCCGCCGGTGATCGTCGTGTACGTGGACGCGTGGACCGCGCTCGGCGGCAGCCAATACCTGGACTCGCCCGCCACCGGCCGCTACCACTCCTACCTGCGCGACGAGGTCGTGCCGTGGGTGGACACCCACTACCGCACGATCGCCGACCGCGATCATCGCGCGGTCACCGGCAAGTCGAGCGGCGGGTACGGCGCCATGGTGACCGCCATGCTGGCGCCGGACGTCTTCGGCGCCCTCGCCACGCATGCCGGAGACGCGTTGTTCGAGGTCAGCGCGCAGCGGTCGTTCCCCGAACTGGCGCGCAGGCTGCGGGACATGTACGACGGCTCGTACGTCAAGTTCCTCGCCGACTTCCGCAGCCGGCTCGCCGGCACCAAGGAGGGCGACCTGGAGCTGCTGGAGATGTACGCCTACGCGGCCGCGTACTCGGCCGACGAGGACGGCGCCGTGCACCTGCCGTTCGACGACATCGGCGCGCTCGTGCCGGAGGTGTGGCGGCGCTGGCTGGACCACGATCCCGTCGTGATGGCCCGCGAGCCGAAGTACGCCGCGGCACTGCGGTCGATGCGGGCCATCTGGGTGGATGCCGGCAACAAGGACGAGTACTTCCTGGACTTCGGCGCGGTCGCGTTCCGCCGGGCACTCGAGGCGGCCGGCGTACCGGACGAGCGGGTGTATTTCGAGCTCTTCGACGCCGGGCACGGCGCCATCGAATACCGGTACCCGCTCGCCCTGGCCTGGCTCGCCCGCCGCCTGTCCGAATGA
- a CDS encoding helix-turn-helix domain-containing protein — protein MDTAELKKQVRELRAQGRSPKEIARALKVPPSVVAPLVREIAAETTETGEPEVVGCWINVGWSAGLGVDPARGWADEAPEAGTEGLVSVLVARRHTWDRVTVCGYLADVFCLGVKSAMGPDVMDDRELRRFREFFFGEYAGWQEVPIELARHLVYGSVDYARTLGFEPHEDFGPASDALGKWEGGSSITFGRDGKPFYMEGPDDDAAKVLRILRRTLSDDDFDFVTGGR, from the coding sequence GTGGACACAGCGGAATTGAAGAAGCAGGTACGCGAGCTGCGCGCCCAGGGCCGCTCCCCGAAGGAGATCGCCCGCGCCCTCAAGGTGCCGCCGTCCGTCGTGGCGCCGCTGGTACGGGAGATCGCCGCGGAGACGACGGAAACCGGCGAGCCCGAGGTGGTCGGCTGCTGGATCAACGTCGGCTGGAGCGCCGGGCTCGGCGTGGACCCGGCACGCGGGTGGGCCGACGAGGCGCCGGAGGCGGGCACGGAAGGCCTGGTGAGCGTGCTGGTGGCCCGGCGGCACACCTGGGACCGGGTGACGGTCTGCGGCTACCTGGCCGACGTCTTCTGCCTGGGCGTGAAGAGCGCCATGGGCCCCGACGTGATGGACGACCGCGAGCTGCGGCGCTTCCGCGAGTTCTTCTTCGGCGAATACGCCGGCTGGCAGGAGGTGCCGATCGAGCTGGCCAGGCACCTGGTGTACGGGTCCGTGGACTACGCCCGCACGCTCGGGTTCGAGCCGCACGAGGACTTCGGGCCGGCGTCCGACGCGCTGGGCAAGTGGGAGGGCGGCTCGTCGATCACCTTCGGGCGCGACGGCAAGCCCTTCTACATGGAGGGGCCGGACGACGACGCCGCCAAGGTGCTGCGGATCCTGCGGCGCACGCTCTCCGACGACGACTTCGACTTTGTCACCGGAGGCCGGTGA
- a CDS encoding alpha-ketoglutarate-dependent dioxygenase AlkB family protein, giving the protein MIPLPMREIAPGAVHLPGWLALEEQQRLVRACRAWARGPVPMRHTVLPGGGVMSVQTVCVGWHWQPYRYTRLAHDVNGRKVADFPDWLGELGRRAVADAYGRPGDDYAPDTALINFYDGQAKMGMHQDKDEKSDEPVVSLSIGDTCLFRFGNTETRGKPYTDVELASGDLFVFGGPSRLAYHGVPKVYPGTGDPATGLASGRLNITMRVTGLR; this is encoded by the coding sequence ATGATCCCGTTGCCGATGAGGGAGATCGCGCCCGGAGCGGTGCACCTGCCCGGCTGGCTCGCGCTGGAGGAGCAGCAACGCCTGGTCCGGGCCTGCCGCGCATGGGCCAGGGGCCCGGTGCCGATGCGGCACACGGTGCTGCCCGGAGGCGGTGTCATGTCCGTGCAGACGGTGTGCGTGGGCTGGCACTGGCAGCCGTACCGCTACACCCGCCTGGCCCACGACGTCAACGGACGCAAGGTGGCCGACTTCCCCGACTGGCTCGGCGAGCTCGGCCGGCGGGCCGTTGCCGACGCCTACGGCCGGCCCGGCGACGACTACGCGCCCGACACCGCGTTGATCAACTTCTACGACGGCCAGGCCAAGATGGGCATGCATCAGGACAAGGACGAGAAGTCCGACGAGCCGGTGGTGTCGCTCAGCATCGGCGACACCTGCCTGTTCCGCTTCGGCAACACCGAGACGCGCGGCAAGCCGTACACGGACGTGGAGCTGGCCTCAGGCGACCTGTTCGTGTTCGGCGGCCCGTCGCGCCTGGCCTACCACGGCGTGCCCAAGGTCTATCCGGGGACGGGCGACCCGGCCACCGGTCTCGCCTCCGGCCGGCTCAACATCACGATGCGGGTCACCGGCCTCCGGTGA
- a CDS encoding RNA-guided endonuclease InsQ/TnpB family protein codes for MSRYRLQPTPAQEAALAEHCGHARFVWNLAVEQHGHWRPGRQSVPGFAEQCRQLTEARAEFAWLRAGSIIVQQQALKDFAQAMANFFAGTHRKPTWRKRRRSEGFRIVGKRGRHWDVRRLSHNVGEVKIPKVGWVRFRWSRAVPDGVKSFRITRDASGRWHVAFAAIPSPIPAPGTGAAVGVDRGVAVSAALSTGEMLNAPTLRQTEKRRLSRLLRKLARATRGSKRRARIKRAIAHLRARETDRCKDWVEKTSTDLARRFDLIAVEDLKIRDMTRSAKGTRAEPGRNVRQKAGLNRVILASGWGRLVERLEHKAPGRAVKVSPAHTSQRCSACGIVDREARESQAVFRCRSCGYADNADVNAARNIEHAAGHAVSAREGPRVAGPVHREPQPVFLSA; via the coding sequence ATGTCCCGTTACCGGCTGCAGCCCACCCCTGCTCAGGAGGCGGCGCTGGCCGAGCATTGCGGGCACGCTCGATTCGTGTGGAATTTGGCGGTTGAGCAGCATGGGCATTGGCGGCCGGGCCGTCAGAGCGTGCCCGGGTTCGCCGAACAGTGCCGCCAACTGACCGAAGCACGGGCGGAGTTCGCCTGGTTGCGCGCGGGATCGATCATCGTCCAGCAACAGGCCCTGAAGGACTTCGCCCAGGCGATGGCGAACTTCTTCGCCGGCACCCACCGCAAGCCGACATGGCGCAAGCGAAGGCGGAGCGAAGGGTTTCGCATCGTTGGCAAGCGGGGCCGGCATTGGGATGTGCGCCGCCTCTCCCACAACGTCGGCGAGGTGAAGATTCCCAAGGTGGGATGGGTGCGGTTCCGTTGGTCCCGCGCTGTTCCCGACGGCGTGAAGTCGTTTCGCATCACCCGGGACGCCTCCGGCCGCTGGCACGTGGCATTCGCCGCCATCCCCAGCCCGATCCCAGCACCTGGCACGGGCGCGGCGGTGGGGGTGGACCGCGGCGTGGCCGTCAGCGCGGCACTGTCCACTGGTGAGATGCTGAACGCTCCAACGCTGCGGCAAACGGAGAAGAGACGTCTGTCGCGGCTGCTGCGCAAACTGGCCAGGGCCACACGCGGATCGAAACGTCGGGCCAGGATCAAGCGGGCCATCGCCCACCTGAGGGCGCGGGAGACGGACCGGTGCAAGGACTGGGTGGAGAAGACCTCCACCGATCTGGCCCGCCGTTTCGATCTGATCGCCGTGGAAGACTTGAAGATCAGAGACATGACGCGGTCGGCGAAGGGCACCCGTGCCGAGCCCGGGCGCAACGTCCGGCAAAAGGCCGGCCTCAACCGAGTCATTCTCGCTTCTGGCTGGGGCCGGCTCGTTGAACGCCTGGAGCACAAGGCCCCAGGCCGGGCGGTGAAAGTCAGCCCCGCGCACACGAGTCAGCGGTGCTCGGCGTGCGGGATCGTGGATCGGGAGGCGCGCGAGAGCCAAGCCGTCTTCCGCTGCCGGTCCTGCGGATACGCCGACAACGCCGATGTGAACGCGGCTCGCAACATCGAACACGCGGCAGGGCATGCCGTGTCTGCGCGGGAAGGGCCACGGGTTGCCGGGCCGGTGCACCGCGAACCTCAACCTGTCTTCCTCTCAGCTTGA
- a CDS encoding alpha/beta hydrolase yields MAESREHTFTGVRGLNTVREWPNDEPRYVVILIHGYGEHIGRYEHVADRLVRHGAAVYGLDHVGHGRSEGDRVLIEDFEDVVTDVHAVEERARADHPGVPVVAIGHSMGGMIAARYAQRYGTGLAALVLSGPVIGEWEVLPALLALEEIPDIPIDPATLSRDPAVGAAYAADPLVWHGPFKRATLEAFATTLTAIAKGGTFGALPTLWVHGEDDQLVPLGPSRGGIDAVRGTDLTERIYPGARHEVFNEVNKDEVLDDVTAFVDRALAGR; encoded by the coding sequence ATGGCCGAGTCGCGAGAGCACACCTTCACCGGCGTCCGAGGACTCAACACGGTCCGCGAATGGCCCAACGACGAGCCCCGCTATGTGGTCATCCTGATCCACGGCTACGGCGAGCACATCGGCCGCTATGAGCACGTGGCCGACCGGCTCGTCCGGCACGGCGCCGCCGTCTACGGGCTCGACCACGTCGGCCACGGCAGGTCGGAGGGCGACCGGGTGCTGATCGAGGACTTCGAGGACGTGGTCACCGACGTGCACGCGGTCGAGGAGCGCGCCAGGGCGGACCACCCCGGCGTACCCGTCGTGGCGATCGGCCACTCGATGGGCGGCATGATCGCCGCCCGCTACGCCCAGCGGTACGGCACGGGCCTGGCCGCGCTCGTGTTGTCCGGCCCGGTGATCGGCGAGTGGGAGGTGCTCCCCGCGCTGCTTGCCCTGGAGGAGATCCCCGACATCCCCATCGATCCGGCCACCCTGTCCCGCGACCCGGCGGTGGGAGCGGCGTACGCCGCTGACCCGCTGGTGTGGCACGGGCCGTTCAAGCGCGCCACGCTGGAGGCGTTCGCCACGACGCTGACGGCGATCGCCAAGGGCGGCACGTTCGGGGCGCTGCCCACGTTGTGGGTGCACGGGGAGGACGACCAGCTCGTGCCGCTCGGGCCCAGCAGGGGCGGGATCGACGCCGTGCGGGGGACCGACCTGACCGAGCGGATCTACCCGGGTGCCAGGCACGAGGTGTTCAACGAGGTCAACAAGGACGAGGTCCTGGACGACGTCACCGCCTTCGTGGACCGCGCCCTCGCGGGCCGCTGA
- a CDS encoding TIGR03086 family metal-binding protein, whose product MNGESRMALKAGVALLERAIDYTLGSLRVVTPAALCRPTPCAGWTLERLLDHVTDSLHTLNEAATGHVGPHPRRTARRRHAQGGNPALLLRDDATEVLGTWAGTLAGDLIFVHDRHLTTPMVAVVGAIEIAVHGWDVARTCGEHRPIPPLMAEELLDLVPLFVTQADRPDRFAAQVTVPAYAPAQNRLLAYLGRDPNWPSCT is encoded by the coding sequence ATGAACGGCGAGTCGAGAATGGCGCTCAAGGCCGGCGTGGCACTGCTGGAGCGGGCGATCGACTACACGCTCGGCAGCCTTCGTGTCGTGACCCCGGCCGCCCTCTGCCGTCCCACCCCGTGCGCCGGCTGGACCCTGGAACGGCTGCTCGATCACGTGACGGACTCCCTCCACACCCTGAACGAGGCCGCCACCGGCCACGTCGGCCCGCACCCCAGGAGAACCGCCCGGAGGCGGCATGCCCAAGGCGGCAACCCGGCCCTGCTCCTCAGGGACGACGCCACCGAGGTCCTCGGCACCTGGGCGGGCACACTCGCCGGCGATCTGATCTTCGTACACGACCGCCACCTGACCACCCCGATGGTGGCCGTGGTCGGCGCCATCGAGATCGCCGTGCACGGCTGGGACGTGGCCAGGACCTGCGGCGAGCACCGCCCGATCCCGCCCCTGATGGCCGAGGAACTGCTCGACCTCGTCCCGCTGTTCGTCACTCAGGCCGACCGCCCGGACCGTTTCGCCGCGCAGGTGACCGTCCCCGCGTACGCGCCCGCTCAGAACCGTCTGCTCGCCTATCTCGGCCGCGACCCGAACTGGCCGTCGTGCACGTAA
- the recQ gene encoding DNA helicase RecQ, with protein MDTASQVLHRVFGYDSFRAGQQEIIDHVVAGGDALVLMPTGGGKSLCYQIPALVRPGVGVVISPLIALMQDQVDALRALGVRAGFLNSTQDFGERQLVEAEFLAGELDLLYLAPERLRVEATMRLLAKGDISVFAIDEAHCVAQWGHDFRPDYLALSELHERWPEVPRIALTATATPATHAEISSRLGLEQARHFVASFDRPNIHYRITTKSEPKRQLLEFLRTEHPGESGIVYCLSRSSVEKIAEFLVDNGIAAVPYHAGLDARTRATHQARFLREDGLIVVATIAFGMGIDKPDVRFVAHLDLPKSVEGYYQETGRAGRDGLPATAWMAYGLHDVVQHRRMAMEGDDAHRRRQVLHLDAMLALCETVGCRRVMLLDYFGQQGSEPCGNCDTCQAAPESWDGTVPAQKVLSTVLRLARERRQKFGVGQVVDILLGKKTAKVLQHGHDTLTVFGVGADLGNAEWHGVVRQLLAQGLLAVEPDHGALVLTDDSAAVLRGQREVLLRRDTLRPARAKVAASAKGRSAAVELPAEAAPVFERLRAWRAGVAKEQGVPAYVIFHDATLREIATRSPSTLAELSSVNGVGDNKLAKYGEQVLEALADADT; from the coding sequence ATGGATACCGCCTCCCAGGTTCTGCACCGCGTGTTCGGCTACGACTCGTTCCGTGCGGGTCAGCAGGAGATCATCGATCACGTCGTGGCCGGCGGCGACGCGCTCGTCCTCATGCCGACCGGCGGCGGCAAGTCGCTCTGCTATCAGATCCCCGCCCTGGTGCGCCCCGGCGTGGGTGTGGTCATCTCCCCGCTCATCGCGCTGATGCAGGACCAGGTCGACGCGTTGCGGGCGCTCGGCGTGCGGGCCGGGTTCCTCAACTCGACGCAGGATTTCGGCGAGCGCCAGCTGGTGGAGGCCGAGTTCCTGGCCGGCGAGCTCGACCTTCTCTACCTCGCCCCCGAGCGGCTGCGCGTGGAGGCCACGATGCGGCTGCTGGCCAAGGGCGACATCTCGGTGTTCGCCATCGACGAGGCGCACTGCGTGGCGCAGTGGGGCCACGACTTCCGCCCCGACTACCTCGCGCTCTCCGAGCTGCACGAGCGCTGGCCGGAGGTGCCGCGCATCGCGCTGACCGCGACCGCCACCCCGGCCACGCACGCGGAGATCTCCTCCCGACTCGGCCTTGAGCAGGCCCGCCACTTCGTGGCCAGCTTCGACCGGCCCAACATCCACTACCGCATCACGACCAAGAGCGAGCCCAAACGGCAGTTGCTGGAGTTCCTGCGCACCGAGCATCCGGGCGAGTCCGGCATCGTCTACTGCCTGTCGCGTTCCTCGGTCGAGAAGATCGCCGAGTTCCTGGTGGACAACGGCATCGCGGCGGTGCCGTACCACGCGGGGCTCGACGCCCGCACCCGAGCCACGCACCAGGCCCGCTTCCTGCGGGAGGACGGGCTGATCGTGGTGGCCACGATCGCCTTCGGGATGGGCATCGACAAGCCGGACGTCCGCTTCGTCGCCCATCTCGACCTGCCCAAGTCGGTGGAGGGCTACTACCAGGAGACCGGGCGGGCGGGTCGCGACGGGTTGCCGGCGACCGCGTGGATGGCATATGGGCTGCACGACGTCGTCCAGCACCGGCGCATGGCCATGGAGGGGGACGACGCCCACCGCCGCCGTCAGGTCCTGCACCTGGACGCCATGCTGGCGCTGTGCGAGACCGTCGGGTGCCGCCGGGTGATGTTGCTGGACTACTTCGGGCAGCAGGGCTCCGAGCCGTGCGGCAACTGCGACACCTGCCAGGCGGCGCCCGAGTCGTGGGACGGCACGGTCCCGGCCCAGAAGGTGCTCTCGACGGTGTTGCGGCTGGCGCGTGAGCGGCGGCAGAAGTTCGGGGTCGGACAGGTGGTGGACATCCTGCTCGGCAAGAAGACCGCCAAGGTGCTGCAGCACGGGCACGACACGTTGACCGTGTTCGGTGTGGGAGCCGACCTGGGCAACGCGGAGTGGCACGGGGTGGTGCGGCAGCTCCTGGCGCAGGGGTTGCTGGCGGTGGAGCCTGACCACGGTGCTCTGGTGCTCACGGACGACAGCGCGGCGGTGCTGCGCGGGCAGCGCGAGGTGCTGCTGCGCCGCGACACCCTGCGCCCGGCCCGCGCCAAGGTGGCCGCTTCTGCCAAGGGACGATCGGCCGCCGTCGAGCTCCCGGCGGAGGCCGCCCCGGTCTTCGAGCGCCTGCGGGCCTGGCGGGCCGGCGTCGCGAAGGAGCAGGGGGTTCCGGCGTACGTCATCTTCCACGACGCCACGCTCCGCGAGATCGCCACCCGGTCACCGTCGACACTGGCGGAGCTCAGCTCGGTGAACGGGGTCGGGGACAACAAGCTGGCGAAATACGGCGAGCAGGTCCTCGAAGCACTGGCCGACGCCGACACCTGA
- a CDS encoding MFS transporter, with amino-acid sequence MIAAPGPKSPARMIGALAITQTAGYGVLYYAFAVFIPPMSRDLNAGIAQLTGAITLAVLVSGVVAPVIGRWLDRHGARGLMTVGSALGAAAVLAWSQVSSVAQLYLVCAVLGVASAMVLYEAAFAVIVAWFDAARRARALLAVTVVAGFASSIFLPLTGFLVERYGWRQALVVLAAGYALTAVPLHGLAVRSRRAPPHVNRGEIVGAALRERPFWLLAAGFLTHTGAVAVMGVLLVTYLITLGHPPLFAASVAGLLGVLSVTGRLVTTGLQARWRVAPITAVMFGLQGLAAVLLPLVGRSVAGAVAAVVLFGLGFGVATIARPALLADRYGTAAYASLSGALTLPITVAKAVAPLMAAGIAQFAGYPAVMAAVAAACVLGALSLVAYDRSPAAT; translated from the coding sequence GTGATCGCCGCTCCCGGCCCGAAGTCGCCCGCGCGCATGATCGGCGCACTCGCGATCACGCAGACCGCCGGGTACGGCGTGCTCTATTACGCCTTCGCGGTGTTCATTCCGCCGATGTCCCGCGACCTCAACGCCGGGATCGCGCAGCTCACCGGGGCGATCACGCTGGCCGTCCTGGTGTCGGGCGTCGTGGCGCCCGTCATCGGCCGCTGGCTGGACCGGCACGGCGCTCGCGGGCTGATGACGGTCGGCTCCGCGCTGGGCGCGGCCGCGGTGCTGGCGTGGTCGCAAGTGAGCTCCGTGGCGCAGTTGTACCTCGTGTGCGCGGTGCTCGGCGTTGCGTCGGCCATGGTCTTGTACGAGGCCGCGTTCGCGGTGATCGTGGCCTGGTTCGACGCGGCGCGGCGGGCGCGGGCGCTGCTGGCCGTCACTGTGGTCGCCGGGTTCGCCTCCAGCATCTTCCTGCCGCTGACCGGGTTCCTCGTCGAGCGGTACGGGTGGCGGCAGGCGCTGGTCGTTCTCGCCGCCGGGTACGCGCTGACCGCCGTGCCCCTGCACGGCCTGGCGGTGCGGAGCCGCCGGGCGCCGCCCCACGTGAACCGGGGCGAGATCGTCGGCGCCGCCTTGCGGGAGCGGCCCTTCTGGCTGCTGGCCGCCGGGTTCCTCACCCATACCGGGGCGGTGGCGGTCATGGGCGTGCTGCTGGTCACGTACCTGATCACGCTGGGGCACCCGCCGCTGTTCGCGGCGAGCGTGGCGGGGCTGCTGGGCGTGCTCTCGGTGACCGGCCGGCTGGTCACCACGGGGCTGCAGGCGCGCTGGCGGGTGGCGCCGATCACGGCGGTGATGTTCGGGCTGCAGGGGCTGGCGGCGGTGCTGCTGCCGCTGGTCGGGCGAAGCGTGGCGGGGGCCGTGGCGGCGGTGGTCCTGTTCGGGCTTGGCTTCGGGGTGGCGACGATCGCCCGGCCCGCTCTGCTCGCCGACCGGTACGGCACCGCCGCGTACGCGTCGTTGAGCGGGGCACTCACGCTGCCGATCACCGTGGCCAAGGCGGTCGCGCCGTTGATGGCGGCCGGGATCGCGCAGTTCGCCGGGTATCCGGCGGTCATGGCGGCGGTGGCTGCGGCCTGCGTACTCGGGGCGCTGTCGCTGGTGGCCTACGATAGGTCCCCTGCCGCGACCTAG
- a CDS encoding SDR family NAD(P)-dependent oxidoreductase gives MSSSYVVTGGGRGIGKAVVERLLGEKNTVVAIERDPDALAWAGPRVMPVIGDAADEEVAAWAADLAQESGTLRGWVNNAAVFRDASVHASPIAEVRALIAANLDLAVVGCATAVRHFLAAGIPGAIVNVTSHQATRAVPGSLPYATAKAATEGLTRALAVEYGRRGIRVNAVAPGTVATERYESFLASRTPEEAAAVEEQLAALHPLGRVATPGEVAAVVAYLLSDEAAFVNGATVPVDGGRTVLGLDPEARE, from the coding sequence ATGAGTTCTTCCTATGTGGTCACCGGTGGCGGGCGGGGCATCGGCAAGGCCGTGGTCGAAAGGCTGCTCGGTGAGAAGAACACCGTGGTCGCCATCGAACGCGACCCCGACGCCCTCGCCTGGGCCGGCCCCAGGGTGATGCCCGTGATCGGCGACGCGGCCGACGAGGAGGTCGCCGCCTGGGCCGCCGACCTGGCCCAGGAATCGGGCACGCTGAGGGGCTGGGTCAACAACGCCGCCGTGTTCCGTGACGCCTCCGTCCACGCCTCACCGATCGCCGAGGTGCGGGCGCTGATCGCGGCGAACCTGGACCTGGCGGTCGTGGGCTGCGCCACCGCCGTGCGCCACTTCCTCGCCGCCGGCATCCCGGGCGCCATCGTCAACGTCACCTCACACCAGGCCACCCGAGCCGTGCCGGGCAGCCTCCCGTACGCGACCGCGAAGGCCGCCACCGAGGGCCTGACCAGGGCGCTGGCCGTCGAGTACGGCAGGCGCGGCATCAGGGTCAACGCCGTCGCCCCAGGCACGGTGGCCACCGAACGCTACGAGTCCTTCCTGGCCTCCCGGACTCCGGAGGAGGCCGCGGCCGTCGAAGAGCAGCTGGCCGCGCTCCACCCCCTGGGACGGGTGGCCACCCCTGGCGAGGTCGCCGCCGTGGTGGCGTACCTGCTGTCGGACGAGGCCGCCTTCGTCAACGGCGCGACCGTCCCGGTGGACGGCGGTCGGACGGTGCTGGGGCTCGATCCCGAAGCCAGGGAATGA
- a CDS encoding type B 50S ribosomal protein L31 — MKKNLHPAYGPVVFRDPSAGFAFLTRSTLTSDRTIEWEDGKTYPVVDVDVSSASHPFYTGKGRILDTAGRVERFKQRYGKI; from the coding sequence ATGAAGAAGAACCTGCACCCCGCGTACGGTCCCGTGGTCTTCCGCGACCCCAGCGCCGGCTTCGCCTTCCTCACCCGCTCCACCCTGACCAGCGACAGGACGATCGAGTGGGAGGACGGCAAGACCTATCCGGTCGTCGACGTGGACGTGTCGTCGGCCAGCCACCCCTTCTACACCGGCAAGGGCCGCATCCTCGACACCGCCGGTCGCGTCGAACGCTTCAAGCAGCGATACGGCAAAATCTGA